A window from Opitutia bacterium ISCC 52 encodes these proteins:
- a CDS encoding Gfo/Idh/MocA family oxidoreductase, with protein sequence MNKDTGLGVDRRSFLKSSVAGGAGLMLSQNLPLFAVGEGSKTENINVAQVGVGAQGQVLMQSLMKIPGINVVAVCDIWEKFNLKRGVGLWRKNGQKPAPYTDYREMLEKQTDIDAVFIATPDFWHAPITNACLEAGIDVYCEKMMSNTHEGAVSMVRTAEKTGKLLQIGHQRRSNPRYQFVKDNLIDNNICGRITNVNGQWNRAVSDPLGWPERYAISDDILKEFGFDGMHQFRNWRWFKGLGGGPISDLGAHQIDIYGWFLGANPKAVTASGGADYYDSLEWHDNVMAIYEFDTAQGPVRAFYQVLTTTSAGGGYFEYFMGTEGAIKMSENPKYTTVFREASAPEWNNYMNDGILKKQGEAEVRPWQVPLPPQRPAGYDTVDVRETAALDAFEVNASLEGYIHQPHIENFLNTIRGEDTLNCPGHVALECEAAVLKVNEAIEAGRRLEFTEADFHA encoded by the coding sequence ATGAATAAGGATACAGGACTCGGCGTCGATCGCCGCAGCTTTTTAAAATCCAGTGTCGCCGGTGGAGCCGGTCTGATGCTGTCGCAAAACCTTCCACTGTTTGCAGTTGGAGAGGGATCGAAGACCGAAAATATCAACGTCGCTCAGGTTGGCGTGGGTGCGCAGGGCCAAGTGCTTATGCAGTCGCTCATGAAGATTCCAGGCATCAACGTGGTTGCGGTCTGCGATATCTGGGAGAAATTCAATTTAAAGCGGGGTGTGGGTCTCTGGAGAAAGAATGGCCAGAAGCCAGCTCCCTATACCGACTACCGTGAAATGCTGGAGAAGCAGACGGACATCGATGCGGTCTTTATCGCCACGCCCGATTTCTGGCACGCACCAATAACCAATGCCTGTCTAGAGGCCGGAATCGACGTCTACTGCGAAAAGATGATGTCCAACACTCACGAAGGTGCAGTGTCCATGGTTCGCACAGCCGAGAAGACCGGTAAGTTGCTTCAGATCGGACACCAACGTCGGAGTAATCCACGCTACCAGTTCGTGAAAGATAACTTGATTGATAACAACATCTGCGGTCGTATTACCAACGTGAATGGACAGTGGAACCGTGCGGTCTCTGATCCACTTGGCTGGCCGGAGCGGTATGCCATCTCTGATGACATTCTTAAAGAGTTTGGATTCGATGGCATGCATCAGTTCCGTAACTGGCGTTGGTTCAAAGGCCTCGGTGGAGGACCTATTTCCGACCTCGGCGCTCACCAGATCGATATTTATGGCTGGTTCCTCGGTGCGAATCCTAAAGCGGTTACCGCTAGCGGAGGTGCTGATTACTACGACAGCCTCGAATGGCATGACAATGTGATGGCCATCTACGAGTTTGATACCGCGCAAGGTCCCGTTCGTGCCTTCTACCAGGTGCTTACAACCACGAGTGCCGGTGGAGGATACTTCGAGTATTTCATGGGGACTGAGGGCGCGATCAAGATGTCCGAGAATCCGAAGTATACGACGGTTTTCCGCGAAGCAAGTGCTCCAGAATGGAACAATTACATGAATGATGGGATCTTAAAGAAACAAGGAGAAGCTGAAGTGAGACCCTGGCAAGTACCATTACCACCACAAAGACCGGCAGGTTACGACACCGTTGACGTACGGGAGACTGCTGCGTTGGACGCTTTTGAGGTGAATGCTTCGTTGGAGGGTTACATCCACCAGCCTCACATCGAAAACTTCCTGAACACCATCCGCGGTGAAGATACATTGAACTGTCCTGGCCACGTAGCACTTGAGTGCGAAGCAGCTGTCTTGAAGGTCAACGAAGCTATTGAAGCAGGTCGTCGCCTCGAATTCACTGAAGCAGATTTCCATGCATAA
- a CDS encoding discoidin domain-containing protein produces the protein MKSTLRILTVAALVGAYIFSLSSAQAEKTLELELPKPKFSGTPVPIKGIPHLAKTTIGERVLPKVPDDVGLISEGKEVTSSDDWPIIGELEFLTDGDKDADEGYYVELGPELQWTQIDLEASKEIFVIALWHYHSQARAYHDVIVQVSDDPEFGSGVKTIFNSDHDNSAGLGKGKDKAYIETHEGKIIEADGVKGQYVRFYSNGNSTDTMNHYIEAQVFGR, from the coding sequence ATGAAAAGTACACTAAGAATTCTTACGGTTGCCGCGCTTGTCGGAGCCTACATATTCTCTCTTTCGTCTGCCCAGGCGGAGAAGACTTTGGAGCTTGAGCTACCAAAGCCCAAATTCTCTGGAACACCCGTTCCTATTAAAGGAATTCCGCACCTGGCTAAAACAACCATCGGTGAGCGCGTGCTTCCTAAGGTCCCTGATGATGTTGGATTGATTTCCGAAGGCAAAGAAGTCACTTCCAGTGACGATTGGCCTATCATCGGTGAACTTGAGTTCCTGACTGACGGTGACAAAGACGCTGACGAAGGTTACTACGTTGAGCTCGGTCCTGAGCTGCAGTGGACGCAAATCGATTTGGAAGCTTCCAAGGAAATTTTCGTCATCGCTCTCTGGCACTACCACTCACAAGCGCGTGCCTACCACGATGTAATCGTGCAAGTATCGGACGATCCTGAGTTCGGTAGCGGCGTGAAGACCATCTTCAACAGCGACCACGACAACTCTGCCGGTCTCGGTAAAGGTAAAGACAAAGCCTACATCGAGACTCACGAGGGCAAGATCATCGAAGCCGATGGAGTCAAAGGACAATACGTTCGCTTCTACTCCAATGGTAATTCGACTGACACGATGAACCACTACATCGAAGCTCAAGTCTTCGGTCGTTAA
- a CDS encoding AbrB/MazE/SpoVT family DNA-binding domain-containing protein has translation MVLKLKLRKVGNSIGVVIPKEALAKMESKEGDTLVLSETPDGGFRVTPDKESFADQMAVAEDIANRYRNTLNELAK, from the coding sequence ATGGTTTTAAAACTCAAGCTCCGCAAAGTGGGAAACTCCATTGGCGTTGTCATTCCCAAAGAAGCCCTCGCTAAAATGGAATCCAAAGAGGGAGATACTCTGGTTTTGTCCGAGACTCCCGATGGTGGCTTTCGTGTGACTCCAGACAAAGAATCCTTTGCTGATCAGATGGCCGTGGCGGAAGATATCGCCAATCGCTACCGGAATACGTTGAACGAGCTGGCTAAATGA
- a CDS encoding type II toxin-antitoxin system death-on-curing family toxin, with product MKTPVWVRRDVVLAYHDMLLSRHGGGTGIRDEGMLDSALSRPVNLFNYEQPSVYELAANYGYGLVKNHPFVDGNKRIGFATSVVFLELNGKKFVASEVDSVLKTLALAAGEMEEAEFASWLESSCE from the coding sequence ATGAAAACGCCGGTGTGGGTGAGGCGGGATGTGGTTCTCGCCTACCACGATATGCTGTTATCGCGTCATGGGGGCGGAACAGGTATCCGGGATGAGGGCATGCTCGACTCCGCTTTGAGTCGACCTGTGAACTTATTCAACTACGAGCAACCAAGTGTGTACGAACTCGCGGCAAATTATGGCTATGGCCTGGTTAAGAACCATCCCTTCGTCGACGGAAACAAGCGAATCGGTTTTGCCACATCCGTCGTGTTTCTTGAACTAAATGGGAAAAAGTTTGTAGCGAGCGAAGTAGACTCAGTTTTGAAAACCTTAGCCCTTGCAGCCGGTGAAATGGAAGAGGCGGAGTTTGCTTCCTGGTTGGAGTCTAGCTGCGAATAA
- a CDS encoding heme-binding domain-containing protein, with the protein MKYLKYTFYTLAAIFVLIQLKQPDRTNPSEIADSTIPAEVKTILKAKCYDCHSNESHWPWYSYVAPVSWWVADHVHEGRREVNYSKWDTYEEDRQESKIEETFDEMLDGLMPLESYLITHRDAKVTDDDIDVIDMWLAGEL; encoded by the coding sequence ATGAAATACCTTAAATACACCTTTTATACACTCGCTGCGATCTTTGTCCTCATTCAATTGAAGCAGCCCGATCGCACCAATCCGTCCGAGATAGCCGACTCAACGATTCCGGCAGAGGTAAAGACCATTCTTAAGGCGAAGTGCTACGACTGCCACTCCAATGAAAGTCATTGGCCCTGGTATTCCTACGTCGCCCCCGTCTCTTGGTGGGTCGCTGATCACGTCCACGAAGGACGCCGGGAAGTCAACTACTCGAAATGGGACACCTACGAAGAAGATCGTCAGGAAAGTAAAATCGAAGAAACCTTCGACGAAATGCTCGACGGTCTCATGCCACTTGAAAGCTACCTGATTACCCATCGCGACGCGAAGGTGACAGATGACGACATTGACGTCATCGACATGTGGTTGGCGGGAGAGCTGTAG
- a CDS encoding DEAD/DEAH box helicase translates to MDTPPFSELGLADHLLKAVDKLGYESPSPIQAITIPVVLEGKDVVGLSQTGSGKTAAFGLPALQMLDLSLSKTQVLILCPTRELSVQVCEEIHKLGAHVKNLNAIPVYGGAPIDRQIRYLKKGSHVVVGTPGRLMDHMERGTLDLNFLKMVILDEADRMLDMGFRDDMEHILGQAPAERQTMFFSATMNKGVERLIEHFGNSPEQIRIKRKALTVSTVEQSYFEVRNRSKIEVVSRLLDIDPPRLAIVFCNTKRMVDDCCDALINRGYSADRIHGDITQVGRERVLKKFRSGKVEILVATDVAARGLDIDEVDAVFNYDLPQDPEDYVHRIGRTGRAGREGKAYSFVFGKDIYRLGSIERYIKQTIQRAKIPSQEDIEGRQSDVILELVKDKLESGSFKNYRESIDRLLEQGHTNTDIASALFSLIKESKGRDGESIIEDNEELRPERRRGGGGGSGSRANRSYSKGRRERGRDRGPRGSRPSGNRGKSSHFKSKSRDRDSDDRRPKESQERTARPKRVSKSSSPDGPKAKDKKTDKAGGHPFGEKKVAAKKGKKNRTNKDKGKPDWSKRKSR, encoded by the coding sequence ATGGACACACCACCATTTTCAGAGCTTGGTCTCGCCGATCACCTATTAAAAGCCGTAGACAAACTCGGTTACGAAAGCCCGTCACCCATCCAGGCCATAACGATCCCCGTCGTGCTGGAGGGTAAAGACGTCGTAGGCTTATCCCAAACCGGATCCGGAAAAACGGCCGCGTTTGGATTGCCGGCTCTGCAAATGCTGGATCTAAGCCTTTCAAAGACCCAGGTCTTGATCCTCTGCCCTACCCGCGAGCTATCGGTTCAGGTATGTGAAGAAATCCATAAGCTGGGCGCGCACGTTAAGAATCTGAATGCGATTCCTGTCTATGGAGGTGCACCTATTGATCGCCAAATCCGATACTTAAAGAAGGGTTCCCACGTTGTGGTTGGAACGCCTGGTCGGCTTATGGACCATATGGAACGCGGAACGCTCGATCTAAACTTCCTCAAGATGGTCATCTTGGACGAAGCCGATCGTATGCTGGACATGGGCTTTCGCGACGACATGGAGCATATTCTGGGACAAGCTCCAGCAGAGCGGCAGACTATGTTCTTCTCTGCCACCATGAACAAGGGTGTCGAGCGACTGATTGAACATTTTGGTAACTCACCCGAGCAAATTCGTATCAAGCGTAAAGCGCTGACAGTTTCCACGGTAGAACAATCCTATTTCGAAGTACGTAATCGCTCTAAAATTGAAGTTGTTTCACGACTCCTCGATATTGACCCACCTCGCCTGGCCATCGTGTTCTGTAATACGAAGCGGATGGTTGATGACTGTTGCGATGCCCTCATCAATCGTGGCTACTCAGCTGATCGTATCCACGGCGACATTACACAGGTGGGCCGCGAACGCGTGTTAAAGAAATTTAGATCTGGGAAAGTTGAGATCCTCGTGGCAACCGATGTGGCTGCTCGTGGACTCGATATTGATGAAGTGGATGCCGTATTCAATTACGACCTCCCACAGGATCCCGAGGACTATGTCCACCGTATCGGACGAACTGGAAGAGCTGGACGCGAAGGCAAGGCCTACAGCTTTGTATTCGGAAAAGACATTTATCGTCTAGGCTCAATCGAACGCTATATCAAACAAACCATCCAACGCGCCAAGATCCCCAGCCAAGAGGACATCGAAGGTCGTCAATCGGATGTGATCCTCGAGCTGGTAAAAGACAAATTGGAATCCGGAAGTTTTAAGAACTACCGGGAATCGATTGATCGACTACTCGAGCAAGGCCATACCAACACCGACATAGCGAGTGCGCTTTTCTCCCTCATTAAAGAATCGAAGGGACGCGACGGGGAATCCATCATCGAAGACAACGAGGAGTTAAGACCCGAACGCAGACGCGGCGGTGGAGGCGGAAGTGGAAGTCGTGCAAATCGCTCCTACTCCAAGGGACGAAGAGAACGCGGACGCGACCGTGGACCAAGAGGCTCTAGACCTTCAGGAAACCGTGGTAAAAGCAGCCATTTCAAAAGTAAATCCAGGGATAGAGACAGTGACGATAGAAGGCCCAAAGAAAGCCAAGAACGCACTGCCCGTCCCAAACGCGTCAGCAAAAGCTCGTCTCCAGATGGACCTAAAGCAAAGGACAAGAAGACAGATAAGGCTGGCGGACATCCGTTTGGTGAAAAGAAAGTAGCCGCCAAAAAAGGCAAAAAGAACCGCACTAACAAAGACAAGGGGAAGCCCGACTGGTCGAAGCGGAAGAGTCGTTAA
- a CDS encoding sulfatase, which yields MKSLLLPLILLSLFLVACSKPAEETKTPKNVIIFLVDDLGWTDLGCYGSTYHETPRIDAFAEEAARFTNAYTPNPVCSPTRAAIMTGRYPSRVNITDWIPGLVAKDPTLVTPEDRDNLALEEVTIAEALKGHGYQTFYAGKWHLGDEGHFPQDQGFDINKGGHHRGSPPGGYYAPFKNPQLDDKADDRYLTDRLTNECIEFLVTRDESAPFLMYMSYYTVHTPIQGWDEYDGYFEEKKAGLPNGGEMTTREEHEGTTRTNQSGHQYAAMVKALDHSVGRILDSLKAQGLEDDTIILFSSDNGGLTTKATPGPTSVMPLRAGKGWCYEGGIRVPLMIKSPGIDTSDTTIDTPAISMDFFPTILDLAGLPQQPDLHKDGVSLKPLLEGNSIEDRALFWHYPHYHGSTWTPGSAIRDGDWKLVQFYEYDKVELYNLKDDIGESKDLSKTHPEKTAELLAKLKAMQEETGSKLPYPKS from the coding sequence ATGAAGTCACTTCTCCTTCCACTCATTCTTCTCTCCCTCTTCCTGGTCGCTTGCAGCAAACCAGCCGAGGAAACCAAAACACCCAAGAACGTCATCATCTTTCTCGTCGATGACCTGGGTTGGACCGACCTGGGTTGCTACGGCAGCACCTACCATGAGACCCCAAGGATCGATGCTTTCGCCGAAGAAGCCGCACGCTTCACCAACGCTTACACGCCGAACCCAGTTTGCTCCCCCACCCGTGCAGCCATCATGACCGGGCGCTATCCCTCTCGTGTAAATATCACCGACTGGATACCGGGGTTAGTTGCCAAAGATCCGACGCTAGTTACCCCGGAAGATCGGGACAACTTGGCCTTGGAAGAAGTTACGATTGCGGAGGCGCTCAAGGGGCATGGCTACCAGACCTTCTACGCAGGCAAATGGCATCTGGGCGATGAAGGACACTTTCCACAAGATCAGGGCTTCGACATCAACAAAGGAGGGCACCATCGAGGCAGCCCTCCAGGAGGTTACTACGCGCCTTTTAAAAACCCACAACTCGACGACAAAGCCGACGATCGATACCTGACCGATCGCCTGACAAACGAGTGTATCGAGTTTCTTGTGACACGAGATGAAAGCGCACCCTTCCTTATGTATATGTCCTATTATACCGTTCACACGCCTATCCAAGGCTGGGATGAGTACGACGGGTATTTTGAGGAGAAGAAAGCCGGGCTTCCCAATGGCGGTGAAATGACCACCCGGGAAGAACATGAAGGCACGACTCGTACGAATCAATCGGGCCACCAATACGCAGCGATGGTAAAAGCCTTGGACCACAGCGTTGGCCGCATCCTCGATTCTTTAAAAGCTCAAGGACTCGAAGATGATACCATCATCCTATTTTCTTCGGACAATGGAGGCCTGACAACCAAGGCGACACCGGGACCCACATCCGTCATGCCACTGCGAGCCGGCAAAGGCTGGTGTTACGAAGGAGGGATTCGCGTACCACTCATGATCAAATCTCCTGGTATCGATACTTCGGATACGACGATTGATACCCCGGCCATCAGCATGGATTTCTTCCCTACCATTCTCGACCTTGCCGGACTCCCCCAGCAACCCGACCTACACAAGGACGGTGTCAGCCTGAAGCCACTGCTCGAAGGAAATTCAATCGAAGACCGCGCCCTCTTCTGGCACTACCCACACTACCACGGTTCCACATGGACTCCTGGCTCCGCTATCCGTGATGGCGACTGGAAGCTGGTCCAGTTTTACGAATACGACAAAGTCGAGCTCTACAACTTAAAAGACGACATCGGCGAATCCAAGGATCTTTCAAAAACACATCCGGAGAAAACCGCCGAACTCTTGGCCAAGCTCAAGGCCATGCAGGAAGAAACAGGTTCCAAGCTTCCGTATCCGAAGTCTTGA
- a CDS encoding sulfatase: MNRLIALLTLAACLSSSTTAEERPNILFILADDLGWMDTGFMGSAYFETPNLDQLAEDSMVFKQAYAGAANCAPSRACLMTGQQSPRHGIYTVSPSDRGNAVTRKIIPVKNIDGLDDEDQTIAEFLRDLGYQTCQAGKWHLGDDSRSQGFDRNIGGWNTGSPRGGYFAPWDNPFLESGPDGEYLTDRITTEALTWLKERDEGKPFFLYLPYYAVHTPLQAKPELIEKYKQKGPRGNVDSPVYAGMVENMDTQIGRILDYLEEQNLGDDTLIIFSSDNGGIRAVAPQDPLRAGKGSYYEGGIRVPMTVSWPGHIEPGLNTSTVTTFVDWFPTLASLLGQERPAAALDGIDFSPALLGTGDIEERSLILHFPIYLQAYNTKKDDGRDPLFRTRPGSIIRKGNWKLHEYFEDGALELYNLATDLGETNNVIKSHPKVAAELYEELKVWRTSVGAAVPTQANPKYDPEKAADFLMNALVKGGRGL; encoded by the coding sequence ATGAACCGACTCATTGCCCTTTTGACCCTCGCGGCTTGCCTAAGCTCAAGCACAACTGCTGAAGAACGCCCCAATATACTTTTCATTTTGGCCGACGACCTGGGCTGGATGGATACCGGTTTTATGGGCTCAGCCTACTTTGAAACGCCCAACCTCGATCAACTGGCCGAAGATAGCATGGTTTTTAAACAAGCCTATGCTGGAGCCGCCAACTGCGCACCTTCTCGAGCCTGCCTCATGACGGGACAACAGTCTCCACGTCACGGTATCTACACAGTCAGTCCCTCCGATCGGGGAAATGCCGTTACAAGGAAGATCATCCCGGTAAAAAACATCGATGGCCTGGACGACGAAGATCAAACGATCGCTGAGTTTCTCCGCGACCTGGGCTACCAAACCTGCCAGGCAGGCAAGTGGCACTTGGGAGACGATTCACGCTCCCAAGGATTCGACCGCAATATCGGTGGCTGGAACACCGGCAGCCCACGTGGGGGTTATTTCGCTCCCTGGGACAACCCCTTTCTGGAAAGTGGCCCCGATGGCGAATACCTGACCGACCGAATCACCACCGAAGCACTGACTTGGCTCAAGGAGCGAGATGAGGGGAAACCCTTCTTTCTCTACTTACCGTATTACGCCGTTCACACGCCTTTACAGGCCAAGCCCGAGCTGATAGAGAAATACAAACAGAAAGGCCCACGAGGAAACGTAGATAGCCCGGTCTACGCCGGCATGGTTGAAAACATGGATACGCAAATCGGACGCATTCTTGATTACCTAGAGGAACAGAACCTGGGAGATGACACTCTCATCATTTTCTCCTCGGACAACGGCGGCATTCGGGCCGTGGCTCCCCAGGATCCGCTCCGCGCGGGGAAGGGCTCCTACTATGAGGGTGGTATCCGGGTGCCGATGACCGTTTCCTGGCCAGGTCACATAGAACCCGGGCTAAACACATCCACCGTTACCACCTTTGTCGATTGGTTCCCGACCCTCGCCAGCCTGCTTGGTCAGGAACGCCCGGCAGCAGCCCTCGACGGCATCGACTTCTCGCCAGCCCTCCTGGGAACTGGGGACATAGAAGAGCGCTCCCTGATCTTACACTTTCCCATCTACCTGCAGGCCTACAATACCAAGAAAGATGATGGTCGAGATCCACTCTTTCGTACTCGACCTGGTTCAATCATCCGGAAGGGCAATTGGAAACTACACGAGTATTTTGAGGATGGCGCATTGGAGCTCTACAACCTGGCCACCGACCTGGGCGAAACAAACAATGTGATCAAATCCCATCCCAAAGTCGCGGCAGAGCTCTACGAGGAACTGAAGGTCTGGCGAACATCCGTCGGCGCCGCTGTTCCCACCCAAGCGAATCCAAAATACGATCCCGAGAAAGCGGCCGACTTTCTTATGAACGCATTGGTCAAAGGCGGGCGGGGACTCTAG